The following DNA comes from Candidatus Nitrosotalea okcheonensis.
TTCGATACATCATATTTTATAGATGTGAAAGTATTTGAAAAAGCCATCAAGGTTAACTGATTCTCAATCAGATGAGATGATAATAGATTATAACAGAGCAGTAGCAATAGCAAGAAAGTTTCTCGAGCAATATCACTCATCAATCATATTCAAGTCAGCATATAATGATAAAAAAACTTGGATGGTTTCTATGGAGGTAGGATTATTGGATGACGACATAATTGAAGTTGCAATAGATGCAAAAACTGGCAAGATATTAGGATATTCCCACTAGTGAAAGACAATTCGCTATCGATACATAGACCTGAAGAATAACAGAACATGACTGGATTTAGGAATCCAACGTGTCCAAGAATTTTGACACAGGTTTGACATACGAAAACTCTTCCAATCCATTTCTTATTGATTGTGTAATTTTATATCGAGAATTTCTAGGTAAAGTTTTTAATATTTCATTTAGGCATTCAGGATGTTTATAGCAGTCATAAAGGCTACAATTGTATTTTTTTTCTAATTGCGATAGAACCTTGTGATAGATTTCAACACCATAACCTAAAAGCGCACTTTCTACTGACACAGATACTAGTGCAACTCTTGCTGCATCATTACCACAGTTACCTTGATAGAATAAGACTGGTTTTTGGTACTTGGCCACAATACTAGATATATCATTTACTTACTTAAGTTACCATGTAAAATTCTTCTAGTACATTATTACGTGGTAGATAAAGTAAATGGAGAACATCAAGTGACGCTATGCAAGACAGACAACAATTTTTCAAATCTACAGATCAAGGTAGATATGATAAAGTCAGAGAGAATCTAGTGTTAATAATTCTTGAAAAAACTCTTGTTAGTGCACAAATCTATCACAAGGTTCTATCGCAATTAGAAAAAAAATACAATTGTAGCCTTTATGACTGCTATAAACATCCTGAATGCCTAAGTACGATACTAAAAGACCAACATAATAATTCATACAAGAGTATAACGAGATCAATAAACCAACAGTTAGACATATTTGCGGATGCAAAATCTATCATAACATTCCTCCAAGCCTTTAATCATTAGTCACTACAGTATTTCATCATCAACTGTAATCCATGTGACATTACATAAAAATAAGTTAGAACAAAATTACATAAAAAATATTTAGGAAGTTTTACGCAAATTCAAATAACATTTGTGACACATCATAAAATGTTGAACCTATGCTGTGATATTTGTTGGGAGGACATTGAAGAGATCGATATCGATACGGAATTTAATTCCGATGGAAGTATTGTATGTTTCAATTGTCAATCTAACTCTGGAGGTATGTGAGCCTCAAGATCAAATTTCTATGGAGTTTTCAAATATCAAGCGTTCCAATGGGTCGTATTTTTTTTCCATAAATTCCATTTTTTTTATTGTGTTATTTTTTTACATTTTATCACTCTCAGAGGCCTATGGAGATTCAGGTACAACAAATTCTTCCTCGTACAGTTTTAGCAATATAACATGTTCCGAAGGGATTGGCAACGTGTTGCTAATAGGACAATTTAACAATAATGACACATTTTACAGAGTAATTTTTTTGAAAATGTTGATACAGGGTAAAGATGGTCAGGTCCTTGCCACTGGTAATGGAAATATATCAGATGTCAAACCACATGAAACAAAAATCTTTAATGCAATAACCAGGTTTAGTGGCGATTTTTCTTCATGTACAATTCAAATCGATAGTGTAATACAAAAATAAATTGATACAAAACTAGCATAGAAATAATATCGTTTGACATGCATAAAGTATCATCGCTAATCACATCTATCAACAGATATGGAGATATGACATACGATAATCCTTTAAAAAATGAAATTTCATGAATAGCATAACAATAATCATGGATTTTGAATACATCATAAAACTAGAAGACAGATACATGTTATTCATACGATTTATTTTAATAAAAAAATCCAAGATAGTCAACATTGAAGCATCATAATGGATTGAACATAATCAGAAGGATGCTAGAATCAGCAAGACAGGGAGCAACCAAATCTAGGATAATGCATGACGCGTATCTTTCTTCTGAAAAAACAAGCGTATACCTAAAATTATTGCAAGAAAATAAGCTATTAAGATGCGAACTTGGCAACAGGGTATATCATACCACTGAGAAAGGATTCCAGTTACTTGATGAATCTAACGAACTAAATGAATTTTTATACAAAGTAGATCCCATATTCTCAGATTTGGACTCTTTAGGGGAATTTTCTGATCAGTTTAATGAACCAAGGGAATAACATACGATACAATTTAACAAGATATCATCACAACCTAAGGCAAGGAATTAATGAGTTTCACACACAATTCAATAGATCATTATAAAAAATGAAAAATCTAATAAAATTAGAAACGGAGATCTAGAAGATTTTTGCATGGCAACTTAAATAAATTAATGTCATATGAAAATTATGCAAGATATCATACCAACAGATATGCAACAGTTATCGCAAGATGTAATCTGGAAGGTATGGGCAAAAGGTGAAATTTTTGCAGGAAATGATCCAGTTTTTTGGCGAAGAGATGTATGTGGTGCCTGGATCTTTCGTAGCCATTACGGTAGAAAAGATTCGGAATACGGATGGGTGATAGACCGCATAAACCCAATGGTAGAGAGCGATATTGATACCATTTCAAATCTACGTCCCGTACAATGGGAAAATACGATACGAAAAACAGATGGTACCATAGAATGTAGCATAACCTCAACTGGTGTTCATAATGACAAACCAACTGAAAATGTGATAATCGCAGAACTCCAAAATGCATATTTTATAGATTTGTAAATCCCATAGTGAAAACATTTCTGAATTTTATCACTTTGAAATAGGACATGTTTGTTCAAGGTTTTCAGTCTAGTACATAATACAGATTAAAAATATGGATTGTACATCAAATAAATAACAAGAATCATTTCAACCATCAAGATATATACATATTTGAGAGGGTTGTTCCAGAATCACATTTCAAAAACACGAATTATAACAATCAATAAAAAATTACAGATTTGTATTAGTAATAATTTTTACATATGCAATGCACCTAATGGTTAAATCATACGGATCATATTTACATATGTGCAGGAATACCTCCGAAGCAATATGGATAGAGGTGATTTTTTAACAGTGAGTGTCGATGAAAAAATACGTAATGCAATACAAGTAGCTAGAAAGTTTTTAGAACAATACAACTCACCAGTGATATTCAAATCTGCCGTCCTCAACGACTGCATATGTGAGATTGTCATGGATGTTGGTTTAGCGCATGAAAAAATTGTTCAGGTAAAGATCAATATCGTTACTGGTACAATAATTGAATATACACAGTAAATTGCAGTGTTGATGTTTTCTACGTTCATGTAAAAATTAATTTTATCAAAACAGATCATTTTCTGGATCTTTACGTATGATTCATCGAGAACATTATTACTATAAATTGATGAATAAAGCTAATTTACCAACATTTTTTGTAAAAATCATGTCAATTTTTACCAAAGGTGAAAGGGTACGCATAATAGAACCAGAAAGAAATTCGGATAAGATTTACATCATAAAGGATATCAAAAAATACAGAAAAGGTGGAATGCTATACCTGCTGAAAATGCTTGATGAAAGCCATGTTTTGCGTCTCCATTACGAGAACAGCAAGTCACTTCTTGAAAGAATTTGCTAGAGTTGTTATTTTCATAACACAAACGTTAACAACAATCATTTAAACAAAATTTAGAAAACGTAAACCTAGGATTGTACATAAATAGAAAGTGTCATGCTTTGTGAGAGATTTGTTACCGATATAACCCAATTACCAGTCTCATAAGACTGGGAGATTGAGAAGAATAGCGCATAGGTTCCATCAGAGTTTGTGGTAGTAGTAACCGTATGAGTCTGTCCAGATGGACTTGTAAAGATTCCAGATACCGTAGTACTAGGCTGTCCTGTTCCAGACACCTGAATCAAATTGCCTCTATTATAAATGCCCTTGTCAGTCTGGGCAGTAAACGTATACGAGCTAGTTGATGAGATACCCGAGCCGACATTGATAGAAAGGGACTTGGTTTGACCTAGATTTGTCACAATTATGCTCCAGTTTCCTGTTTCATATGGCTGAGAAGGTGAGAAGAACATAACATAAGATCCATCAGATTGAATGGTAGTTGCAGTAGAGTATGTTTTGCCAGTAGGGCTTGTGAGTACACCAGTAATTGAGGTGTTTGCTGGTCCTGCTCCCAACACCTGGATAAAATCACCATTATTGTAGACAGTCTTATCAGTCTGTGCAGTAAAAATATTGTGACTTGCAGTAGTAGATGTGGTTGAATTCGGTGTCATTATGGAAAGTGATTGTAAGCTTGACTGTTGATCTGAGATAACTTTAACTTGATAATTCCCAGCAGGTAGTGCACTGGAGAGTTGCATCGTATACAATACTTTTCCAGTCGAGTCAGACCATGTTGTTTTGTGCAGGACTACAAATCCAGTATTATCAAGCAATTCTACATCTACAATTTTTTGTGGATTTGCACCAATTGCAGTGATTTGTACTGCATCAGTTTGTAGATAGATTGACTTGTCTAAAATAATTGCAAGTGATGTAGGTGGTGTAGTCGATGGAGGAGACGATACAGGTTGTTGCGTTGTGTTACTTTTTGATTCAAGATCAGTTAATTTTCCATTAATGTCTGCAACATTGTTTTTTACAGTATCAAGGGTAGTCAAGATATTGCTCATAGAACCTATCTGTGAATTTATCGAGTCAACTTGCGATTTTAATGAATCAAGTTCTGCAGTATAATCAGGTATTTTTACCTGTTCTGGTTTTGCTTGAATCTGTGTGTTTATAGTCAAGATTCCATATACTGCTGCAGATGTTGCAAGCAAAGTCAATACGCCAAGTGTTATGATTGCATAGTCTCTTAACACATGCAATATTTTACCTCCGAAATATATAGGAGATACTACTCTATTATCAGATTCAAAATAATAGAATAATCATTAATTATATTTTCTCAAAAGTTGATACATGTTATTAAATTTGGCTCAGCAGTAACAGGTATCATTCTAAGATAAAATTTTTCGATCATAGATAATAGCAAGACTGCAACAAAGTAGATTTCAATGCCATCATCAAATACACAGGAGAATGATGAATCTGTTAGTACACCATTCCTGAAACATCAATACCGGACATCGTTCGGTATAACTTGGGACATTTTACGAGCATGTATGGAAGCAGGTATTGATGGCATATCTGTATTCAAGATATCTCAGAAGGCAAACCTGTCACACAGTGTAGTTGTAGATAATTGTCGGAGACTAACTAATGTTGGTATTATCAAAACTAACAGAATCAAAAAAAAATATATTTTTACAATCACAGAAAAAGGGATAAAGTTCTTTTATGAACTTGAAAAATTCCATGATACAATAAAAGAAATAAACATCAGGTACTAGAGTCATCCAGTCGGTATGTTTCAACCATGTCTTCTACGGTACATGGTTCTTCAATGTCCAATTCTAATTCTTCAAAGCCTTTCCACCATGGAATCAATCTTTTCACATATAGTAACCATCGTTTATAGATCTGCCGATCTGTTTCTATGAAAGATGATTTCATATTTTATACATTTTAGAAGTTTAACATTGGTGTGCAGTGTACAGAAAAATTATTCTAGAACTTTGTACCAACAGCTTAAGATATACTCACCACATAGAAAATGTCATTGCCAAGAAAAGAGTACAAGACAATAACAGTAAAAGTAGAATCACATGCAAAATTTCTAAGAGCAATCAAGGAAGCAAAAAAAGCATATTCCGGAATTGACAATAGTGAATTCCTAGATTTACTGGTAGACATGTATAAGAAATCCAAAGCCCAATAATATGACAATCGGACATCTCATGAAAAATAGATTCTAGTTGATCTTTTCCCAGAAGAGATGGACTTTGGTCCAGATCTTACATGGAAATTAAGACAGCATTTGCATTCCTTTTGGATACATTCCTGCTCTGTGTAATGTCCACATATGCCACAGTCACAGTGTACATGGATTCGTTCTACACTACTCAATTTCTTACTATATTAGTACAAACCAAGATAAAAATGATCGCTCTATGATTCTAATGTGAATTCTAGCGTAAAAGGTCTAAAACCTCTTTTGGTGGTTTTATGTGCTAAAATTTCAAGCAAAATTAAGATGTGTTTTTGTATACAGCTGTAAGATAGGCATTAGACGACAAAGATATAGTCCTAGGATTCACTGACGAACCGGTATCTAGCCAATAATTGAATGTATCATTGCCAAAGCTGCCCATTCCTATTGTATACTGGGATCCACCCTGAAGATCAAATGAACAAGGCGTAAAACCTGTTGCCACTAACTGACCATTAGAATTGTGCAATTCACAGTACATGCCTGTCAGAGTCTGTCCTGTTGTAAACTGTGATGTTACAGTTAGTTTGGCTATGATGCTTGTACTCGCAGATGCAGTGTTTGATGGCATGCTTGTTCCTACCTGGTATATTGCAGAAACGCGGTATGTATATGTCGTATTTTGAATCAATTGAGTATCCACATATGATGTTACAGTACTGCCAGTGTTTGATTTGACAGTAAACCAAGAGGTGCCACCGTTATTTGACCTTTCAATTTTGTATCCTGTGACCAACTTGCCGGTGTCAGATGGTGCATTCCAGTTTAGAATTATCTTTGATGATGAAATACCGGTAGCAGTCAAACCAGTTGGAGATGGGAGTAGATTACTTACGGTCTGATTTGCTGCGGCACTTGCAGGGTTTACAGCAGACATGGCTAACGGCGTGGCAGTGTTTATCTCAGCTATTGCAGTCTGGTTGGCAATATTTATTTCAGAAAGCGCTGCTTGTGTGGCTGTATTTATTTCTGCGATAGACGTTGGAGTAGCAATATTAATTTCTGCAATGGCAGTCTGGTTGGCTGTCTTTATTTTCAAGATAGCTTTTTGAGCAACAGTATTAATTCCTGAGATGGCAGTCTGGTTTACTTGGCGTATTCCAGAAATGGCGGTCTGAGCAACAGTATCCTTGGTGGATGTTGCTTTCTGGTTTGCTGATATTACTGAAGAGACTGCAGTCTGGGATGCTGTGTTCACTGCAGAGTTGGCATTCTGAGCAGCTATGTTTACTGTCGAGATTGCTTGTGGAGTGAGAGACATCATGGTTGATGTTGCTTTTTGATTTACTGTTGTTACTGTAGATATGGCAGCCTGGTTGGCTGTAGTTATTGCAGAGACCACTGCCGGTGTAGCTACTTCATTAATTCCTGCAATGGCAGTCTTGTTGGCTGTAGTTATTGCAGAGACAGCAATTGGTGTTGCAGTATTAATTCCTGAGATGGCAGTCTGGTTTACTTGGCGTATTCCAGAAATGGCGGTCTGAGCAACAGTATCCTTGGTGGATGTTGCCGTCTGGTTTGCTGATATTACTGAAGAGACTGCAGTCTGGGATGCTGTGTTCACTGCAGAGTTGGCATTCTGAGCAGCTATGTTTACTGTCGAGATTGCTCGTTGTATGGCATTATTAATAGTAGATGTAGTATTTTGACCAGAAGTAGCAATCGTAGATGATGACGTCTGATTTGCAGTAGCAACTGCCATCATACCTGTCTGGTTAGCTGCGATTACTACGGATGTTGCAATTGGTGTAACAGTGATAACATTTGGATCGTTTGTCTGGTTAGCCAAGTTTATTTCTGCAAGAGCTGCCTGGGTTGCAGTATTCATTTCTTCAAATGATGCCAGGATGGCTGTATTTATTTCTGCGATAGACGTTGGAGTAGCAATATTAATTTCTGCAATGGCAGTCTGGTTGGCTGTGTTTATTTCAGAAATAGTTATCGGTGTAGCAATACCTAACTCCGAAATGGCCATCTGATTGACTTGATTTATTCCGGACAAACCTGCTTGAGCTACAGAATTTTTAGTAGAAGTAAGAAGAAGATCAGCTGTGTTTACTGTTGAAATAGATGTCTTGGATGCAGTGTTCACTGCAGAGTTGGCATTCTGAGCAGCTGTGTTTACTGTTGAAATAGTGATGGGAGTAAAAGTCGCTATAGTTGAAGTAGCTGCTGCATTGGCTGTGGTAATTGCAAAGATAGATTCTTGGTTAGATGTATTTATTGCAGAAACCACTACCGGTGTAGCTGCATTAATTTCTTCAATGGCAGTCTTGTTGGCGGTGGTAATTGCAGAGACCGCAATGGGGATAACAGTATTAATTCCTGAGATGGCAGTCTGGTTTACTTGGCGTATTCCAGAAATGGCGGTCTGAGCAACAGTATCCTTGGTGGATGTTGCCGTCTGGTTTGCTGATATTACTGAAGAGACTGCAGTCTGGGATGCTGTGTTCACTGCAGAGTTGGCATTCTGAGCAGCTGTGTTTACCGAATTGACAGCATCCTGAGAAGCTTTCTTTATTTCGGAGATTGCTACTGGAACAGTGGTTGTTATAGTTGATGTAGCTTTTTGATTTGCTGCCGTTACAGCAGAGCTGGCTGTTTTACTAGCTGTTACTACTGTTGAAATGGCAGTATTTGAAACAGTAGAGATAGTAGGATCTACCTGTGCATATGCATCGAATGCGAACATGCCAAGTGATGATAACATACCATAAACGAAGAATATTGCAAGGATCTGTTTTTTGTTGTCAATTATTTTTCTGGTGTTTAGATTCAGAGTATTCTTACCTCAACTAGACCATATGTCCGAATATATATATCAGTCAACTAAGAATTTTCTAGAACAATTTATTACCGATCTTTGGGAAAATATTGAATGATGTAACGTTTTTATGATTTCAGATCATATCTGTCGAATTTTTATTATTTGTAAGTACATGATTAAGTTTGAAGTGTCACCTCAAAATCCAATTTTGAAGTCTGATTTAAATTTCATCGAAGCTACATACGACCACATTTCATTTCAGGTTGAATTTTGTTTAAAGAAAAACATTGAAAATTAGCGACTACATCGCATTAGTTAGGTTTCATTAGTTAGGTTTCATTAGTTAGGTTTCAAAACAGAACTAACCCACCCCCGGGCGATCCTGTCTAGGAAAGCATCTACAAGCTCACCTCAGAACAAAAAAGAAATTACAAAATAAGATCACTTCCAAGTACACTAAAGGATGTCTTGGAATCCTTAAAAAGTGACCAAAAGTTCCTGGAGCATGTATTCACCAAAGGATTTTCTTGATACTTACATATCGATAAAATATGTAGAGCATGATATCTTTGCACAAACTCCAACTCCGTGAGAAGTTGCAATATATAGTGATGTGTAACTAGGCATTTGAAACAAACCCCTCTAGTTCTAAGGACATGATATTACACGTATTCATAAATTCCATATTGATTTCAACCAACATTGCAACACCTGAAGATACATCGTTCAGGTAAGAATGGCATGAGATAATTGTATAAACAAACAGGCAGTTGTGGTGCAAATATTTTATTCATGAAATCAGTGTACAAAGATCTGCATCACTAGTTTCCGGATTGAATTTCAGATGAATCACCAATGTAGTAAATCATGAGATTAATTCCAAAGACAAGTGTTGTGGTCAGTTTATCATTGAAGAATTTTTGTCATCAAAGGAATCCAAATTCTCAAGGTCAGTTATGAGTGAAAAATAAAAACCAACCAAGTGTTTCATATGTACATTGTGAATTTTTTGGGACCAAAATGTATGCAGTCCAATTCTACTAAAAATTTCATAGTTTACACTAGATACAAATTTCAAACAAGTGTATAAAATTAAAGATATGACGTATGATTTCGTCGCGTATAGTCTCTATGTATTATGACTGACTGATGTATTGGGTTGTTAGTAACAGCCAGCTCGCCCCTCGGCGAACCTTGGGGCATACACTGCTGTTCTATCAAAGCAGTCTTCTGCTGCCACCCTTTGTCTTACGACCGGATACCTTTTCTCAGGATAGGTTTCCTCCTTAGATGCTTTCAGGAGTTAGCCTAAATGGCTTAGCTGCACGGCCTGCCTTATCAGACAACCGTTAAACCAGAGGCCACGCTGCTCTGTTCCTCTCGTACTCGGAGCAACTTCCCCTCAAGTATCCACGCTTCCATCAGGCAGAGTCCGACCTGTCTCACGACGGTCTAAACCCAGCTCATGTTCCCCTTTAATAGGCGAGCAGCCTCACCCTTGGCCCCTGCTGCAGGGCCAGGATGGGAAAAGCCGACATCGAGGTACCAAACCGCGGGGTCGATAGGAGCTCTCGCCCGCGACGAGCCTGTTATCCCTGGGGTAATTTTTCTGTCACCACGAGCCCCCAATAGTGGGGACGTCATGGATCGCTAGGCCCGAATTTCTTCTCTGAATCCCGTGCGTTTGGAGATCCAGTCAGTCCAGTTTGTGGCCTTGCCCTCTTCAACGGATTTCTGACCCGTTTGAACTGAACTTTGGGCCCCTTTGATATCTTTTCAAAGGGGTGCCGCCCCAGCCGAACTGCCCACCTGCACCTGTCCCCCAAATTAATGGGGTAAGCAGTACGAAGGAAAATGACTGGTGTTACACTTTTGCTTCCAATGCCCCCGAAAAGGCATTAGCATGGCTACCAGTTACTCTATGCAATTTCCACCATACCGCAAGCACAAGCTGCAGTAAAACTCCACGGGGTCTTCTCTCCCCGATGGAAGATGCTGGACTGTTCGTCCAGCTTATGTGGCTTCACCGGGTTGTAGGCGGGGACAGCGGGGCCCTCGTTGTTCCATTCATGCACGTCGGAACTTACCCGACAAGGCATTTGGCTCACTTCTGTTACTTAGTGACCTTGATTGTTTGGAAACAAATCGAGGCGAGTTTGCATTTGCAAACCTCCCTACATCGCTGCAGGGGTCGGACTATATCTTAATCATTTTCAATGATTTCTGGCATGTAGTCTCTGAGGATTCTAAAAAGCGCGGTTTGACCTTTCTATTCATTGACCAACAAAGATTTGCAATGTCGGTCAAGCCTTCAATGGTCAGATGT
Coding sequences within:
- a CDS encoding winged helix-turn-helix domain-containing protein, which encodes MKHHNGLNIIRRMLESARQGATKSRIMHDAYLSSEKTSVYLKLLQENKLLRCELGNRVYHTTEKGFQLLDESNELNEFLYKVDPIFSDLDSLGEFSDQFNEPRE
- a CDS encoding winged helix-turn-helix domain-containing protein codes for the protein MPSSNTQENDESVSTPFLKHQYRTSFGITWDILRACMEAGIDGISVFKISQKANLSHSVVVDNCRRLTNVGIIKTNRIKKKYIFTITEKGIKFFYELEKFHDTIKEINIRY
- a CDS encoding fibronectin type III domain-containing protein; its protein translation is MFAFDAYAQVDPTISTVSNTAISTVVTASKTASSAVTAANQKATSTITTTVPVAISEIKKASQDAVNSVNTAAQNANSAVNTASQTAVSSVISANQTATSTKDTVAQTAISGIRQVNQTAISGINTVIPIAVSAITTANKTAIEEINAATPVVVSAINTSNQESIFAITTANAAATSTIATFTPITISTVNTAAQNANSAVNTASKTSISTVNTADLLLTSTKNSVAQAGLSGINQVNQMAISELGIATPITISEINTANQTAIAEINIATPTSIAEINTAILASFEEMNTATQAALAEINLANQTNDPNVITVTPIATSVVIAANQTGMMAVATANQTSSSTIATSGQNTTSTINNAIQRAISTVNIAAQNANSAVNTASQTAVSSVISANQTATSTKDTVAQTAISGIRQVNQTAISGINTATPIAVSAITTANKTAIAGINEVATPAVVSAITTANQAAISTVTTVNQKATSTMMSLTPQAISTVNIAAQNANSAVNTASQTAVSSVISANQKATSTKDTVAQTAISGIRQVNQTAISGINTVAQKAILKIKTANQTAIAEINIATPTSIAEINTATQAALSEINIANQTAIAEINTATPLAMSAVNPASAAANQTVSNLLPSPTGLTATGISSSKIILNWNAPSDTGKLVTGYKIERSNNGGTSWFTVKSNTGSTVTSYVDTQLIQNTTYTYRVSAIYQVGTSMPSNTASASTSIIAKLTVTSQFTTGQTLTGMYCELHNSNGQLVATGFTPCSFDLQGGSQYTIGMGSFGNDTFNYWLDTGSSVNPRTISLSSNAYLTAVYKNTS